One segment of Xanthomonas oryzae pv. oryzae DNA contains the following:
- a CDS encoding HDOD domain-containing protein gives MSATGDFWGSVLRILFVGDEASLPSDLVAYVADLGDQWQAQQVADGNSAIEAAALSPFDAVIVAPILPDLTAATLLGQIRTLRPDTIRIALIDAQDGQRTPPARIIGVAHRFLPMPLTPEVLLEAVTSLEELRDLLSNPRLRAAIGRIEKLPSPPHLYLSLMHALEGDDGADAVDIAKLIASDPAIAAKVLQLCNSAFFSGGRSITDLRTAVTRLGVATLRDLVLASEVFSVQTLTPAERTAMQRRALLSSRLAAKVLPPTSAELGSTAALLADIGLLLPGVRDEREPPTDGADERLGHTEAGAYLLGLWGLPMPIIEAVAFHRHPQRSSLRSFWVTGAVHVATALASGESVDEEYLTKVGVIARLPSWREQADTLLGLAEA, from the coding sequence GTGTCTGCCACCGGTGACTTCTGGGGAAGTGTCTTGCGTATTCTGTTTGTTGGGGACGAAGCCAGTCTTCCGTCCGACCTTGTCGCCTATGTTGCCGATCTCGGCGACCAGTGGCAGGCGCAGCAGGTGGCCGATGGTAATTCGGCAATTGAAGCGGCCGCGCTGTCGCCGTTTGACGCAGTCATTGTTGCACCGATCCTGCCCGACCTGACTGCCGCCACCTTGCTGGGGCAGATCCGGACGCTGCGCCCGGACACCATTCGTATTGCGCTGATCGATGCGCAGGACGGCCAGCGCACGCCACCGGCCCGCATCATCGGCGTGGCGCATCGCTTCCTGCCGATGCCGCTGACACCGGAAGTTCTGCTCGAAGCCGTGACCAGCCTGGAAGAGCTGCGCGACCTGCTCAGCAACCCGCGCCTGCGCGCGGCCATCGGGCGGATCGAAAAACTGCCGTCGCCACCGCACCTGTATCTGAGCCTGATGCATGCGCTGGAAGGAGACGACGGCGCCGACGCGGTCGATATCGCCAAGTTGATCGCCAGCGACCCGGCAATTGCGGCCAAAGTGCTGCAACTGTGCAATTCGGCATTCTTTTCCGGCGGCCGCAGCATCACCGACCTGCGTACCGCGGTGACCCGCCTGGGCGTGGCGACACTGCGCGATCTGGTGCTGGCCAGCGAAGTATTTTCGGTGCAGACGCTTACCCCGGCCGAGCGCACCGCGATGCAGCGCCGCGCCCTGCTCTCCTCGCGCCTGGCGGCCAAGGTATTGCCGCCGACCAGTGCCGAACTCGGCTCGACCGCCGCCTTGCTGGCCGATATCGGCCTGTTGCTGCCCGGCGTGCGCGATGAGCGAGAACCACCGACCGACGGCGCCGACGAACGCTTGGGCCACACCGAAGCCGGCGCCTACCTGCTCGGCCTGTGGGGCCTGCCGATGCCGATCATCGAAGCGGTGGCCTTCCATCGCCATCCGCAGCGTTCCAGCTTGCGCAGCTTCTGGGTTACCGGCGCGGTCCATGTCGCCACGGCACTGGCCAGCGGCGAAAGCGTGGACGAAGAGTATCTGACCAAGGTCGGCGTCATCGCCCGCCTGCCGAGCTGGCGCGAACAGGCAGACACGTTGCTGGGACTTGCTGAGGCCTGA
- a CDS encoding TonB-dependent receptor plug domain-containing protein yields the protein MNLRTSAVRLGLLPAGIAIALTPAFAANAQEQSAPSTTTLDRIAITGSRIRSVDVETAQPVFTVTQQDIQKSGLVSVGDILQNLSIAGTQTYSKAAVLSSAPEQGGQYVNLYNLNENRTLLLVNGKRWTSSLAGLSDMSTIPSSLIERIEVLKDGASAIYGSDAVAGVVNIILRKNYDGAEASAYFGQNGRGDGSKAQYSFTAGTTTDRASLVFGVNYTNEDPVWAKARPLTRYSSGPNHIEDSLSATGPWGRFNDPRAVGTPGAGNYRDTDGKVVGAADGTWRPNQWVLNHTGSFDGKGTGADSRSLSNYHIGAGVDDYYNSVDQMMLQQSSKNKSVFTTGSYNLTDSLTFKSTAMYSERDSNRQIAGYPLQAASQPQFPVAISGSSYYNPMGQDINRWFRRTVELPRTTENNVKTLHFDAALEGVFDVGSHGWNWDVGFNYNKYDVTQVLRGNINLLALQKALGPSFLNAQGQVQCGTAASPLPLGTSNALGQCTPFNILGGPSASTPNALQYINALGQATQQSLSKQWTANLTGGLFHLPAGELGFAAGVEHRQVSGYDYPDQLSSAGYTTDLAAQATEGRYQTNEAYLELLIPVLKDLPGVKELSFDVAARYSNYSRFGDTTNSKFSFTWKPIDDLLVRGTYGTGFRAPTLSDTFGGGSQTFDNFTDPCDATFGSLGNAGVAARCATQVPAGFRQTDSAGKPVARRDVQGNAPFNSGVGNAELQPEYSITRTVGMVYSPHWVQGLDFSLDWYRISISNIITPLSANDVLNNCYLNNLENYCANFARDSVTGQVTTLSRGNVNLGRLETEGYNFGVRYRMPETAYGKFAVKLDTNYLATYKSQTQADADWANYAGYWNFPRVRATLGLDWSLGSLSANWDLRYYGGFRDYCLDASAGIACNDPSYRTPNPGWGGGTGSNKKGSISYQDVSVTWQAPWDGSVTVGARNIWNKQPPITYSITNSSTAAIDPMLDYDRFLFVQYNQRF from the coding sequence ATGAACCTTCGCACCTCCGCAGTGCGGCTGGGCCTGTTGCCCGCCGGTATTGCGATCGCGTTGACGCCGGCTTTCGCCGCCAATGCACAAGAGCAGTCCGCCCCGTCGACCACGACGCTGGATCGCATTGCAATCACTGGCTCGCGCATCCGTTCGGTCGACGTTGAAACCGCCCAGCCGGTGTTCACTGTGACCCAGCAGGACATTCAGAAGTCGGGCCTGGTCAGCGTTGGTGACATCCTCCAGAACCTGTCGATCGCCGGTACCCAGACCTATAGCAAGGCTGCCGTGCTGAGCTCCGCCCCGGAGCAGGGCGGCCAGTATGTCAACCTGTATAACTTGAACGAAAACCGGACCCTGCTGCTGGTGAACGGCAAGCGTTGGACCAGCAGTCTGGCTGGCTTGAGCGACATGTCCACCATTCCGAGCTCGCTGATCGAGCGCATCGAAGTGTTGAAAGACGGCGCCTCGGCCATCTACGGCTCCGACGCCGTGGCCGGTGTGGTCAACATCATCCTGCGCAAGAACTACGACGGTGCAGAAGCCTCGGCGTACTTCGGCCAGAACGGCCGTGGCGACGGCTCCAAGGCGCAGTACTCCTTCACCGCCGGCACCACCACCGACCGCGCCTCGCTGGTGTTCGGTGTCAACTACACCAACGAAGATCCGGTGTGGGCCAAGGCTCGCCCGCTGACCCGTTACTCGTCTGGTCCGAATCACATCGAAGACAGCCTGAGCGCAACCGGCCCATGGGGCCGCTTCAATGATCCGCGCGCAGTTGGAACTCCGGGTGCAGGTAATTATCGCGACACCGACGGCAAGGTCGTTGGCGCTGCCGATGGCACGTGGAGACCTAACCAGTGGGTGTTGAATCACACTGGGTCGTTCGACGGCAAGGGCACCGGCGCCGATTCTCGCAGCCTGTCCAACTATCATATTGGCGCGGGCGTAGACGACTACTACAACTCTGTCGACCAGATGATGTTGCAGCAGTCCAGCAAGAATAAGTCCGTCTTCACGACCGGCAGCTACAACCTTACCGACAGCCTGACATTCAAGTCGACCGCGATGTACTCCGAGCGCGATTCGAACCGTCAGATCGCCGGTTACCCGCTGCAGGCTGCATCGCAGCCGCAATTCCCGGTTGCCATCAGTGGCAGCAGTTACTACAACCCGATGGGCCAGGACATCAACCGCTGGTTCCGTCGTACGGTTGAACTGCCGCGCACCACCGAAAACAACGTCAAGACCCTGCATTTCGACGCAGCGCTGGAAGGCGTGTTCGACGTCGGCAGCCACGGCTGGAACTGGGACGTGGGCTTCAACTACAACAAGTACGACGTGACGCAGGTTTTGCGCGGCAACATCAACTTGCTGGCACTGCAGAAGGCGCTGGGCCCCTCGTTCCTAAATGCACAGGGCCAGGTACAGTGCGGTACTGCGGCTAGCCCGCTGCCGCTGGGCACCAGCAATGCGCTGGGCCAGTGCACCCCGTTCAACATCCTGGGCGGCCCGTCGGCGTCCACCCCGAATGCGCTGCAATACATCAACGCGCTGGGTCAGGCCACGCAGCAGAGCCTGAGCAAGCAGTGGACCGCCAACCTCACCGGCGGCCTGTTCCATTTGCCGGCCGGTGAGCTTGGCTTTGCAGCAGGTGTCGAACACCGCCAGGTCAGTGGTTACGACTACCCGGATCAACTGTCCAGCGCGGGTTACACCACCGACCTGGCTGCACAGGCAACCGAGGGTCGCTACCAGACCAACGAAGCCTACCTGGAGTTGTTGATTCCGGTGCTGAAGGACCTGCCGGGCGTCAAGGAACTGTCGTTCGACGTTGCCGCGCGTTACAGCAACTACAGCCGCTTCGGCGACACCACCAACAGCAAGTTCAGCTTCACCTGGAAGCCGATCGACGACCTGCTGGTGCGTGGTACCTACGGCACCGGTTTCCGTGCACCGACGCTGTCGGACACCTTCGGTGGTGGTTCGCAGACGTTCGACAATTTCACCGACCCCTGCGATGCGACCTTCGGTTCGCTGGGCAACGCCGGTGTAGCAGCGCGTTGCGCTACGCAGGTGCCGGCTGGCTTCCGTCAGACCGACAGCGCAGGCAAACCTGTGGCGCGTCGCGACGTGCAGGGCAATGCACCGTTCAACTCGGGCGTCGGCAATGCCGAGCTGCAGCCGGAATACAGCATCACCCGTACCGTGGGCATGGTGTATAGCCCGCATTGGGTGCAGGGTCTGGATTTCTCGCTGGACTGGTACCGCATTTCGATCTCCAACATCATTACCCCGCTGTCGGCCAATGATGTGTTGAACAACTGCTACCTCAACAACTTGGAAAACTATTGCGCCAACTTTGCGCGCGATTCGGTCACCGGTCAGGTCACCACGCTGAGCCGCGGCAACGTCAACCTGGGTCGTCTGGAAACCGAAGGCTACAACTTCGGCGTGCGTTACCGCATGCCGGAAACCGCCTACGGCAAGTTCGCGGTCAAGCTGGATACCAACTACCTGGCGACCTACAAGTCGCAGACACAGGCGGATGCGGATTGGGCGAACTACGCCGGTTACTGGAACTTCCCGCGCGTGCGTGCCACCTTGGGTCTGGACTGGTCGCTGGGTTCGCTGTCGGCTAACTGGGATCTGCGTTACTACGGCGGCTTCCGCGATTACTGCTTGGATGCATCGGCAGGTATCGCGTGCAACGACCCGAGCTACCGGACGCCAAACCCGGGTTGGGGTGGTGGCACTGGCTCCAACAAGAAGGGCTCGATTTCCTATCAGGACGTCTCGGTCACTTGGCAGGCTCCGTGGGATGGCAGCGTGACGGTTGGTGCCCGCAACATCTGGAACAAGCAGCCGCCGATCACCTATTCGATCACCAACAGCAGCACCGCTGCGATCGATCCGATGCTCGACTACGACCGCTTCCTGTTCGTGCAGTACAACCAGCGCTTCTGA
- a CDS encoding helix-turn-helix domain-containing protein, translated as MQQVITADRGLALTLDSDSESTSTTCLAVSRLGSIRTNAATFTLWVQLRGRAWVESKEGRFRLRAGDWIAFDKDSHPNVQADRSALCVGVSLDSDSLQSLTELTDATLYPGRAQLSHSDLCIALRLWRNAAAQSVSASARPLLLHLAAMQRDFTEQEQRCPGRSRSRRRQVFGRMQRARLYLEGNSDRVVRISELAQLTNFSSWYVSKTFQSLYEESPQALSARLRLERASDLLRDTSMMIGEVAAASGFDNCCSFARAFRARFGVSASHYRDQTVNPPDSANPRNVTRKATVFTQS; from the coding sequence ATGCAACAGGTCATCACCGCAGATCGCGGACTTGCGCTCACGCTGGATAGCGACAGCGAGTCGACATCGACCACCTGCCTGGCGGTCTCTCGGCTCGGCAGCATTCGCACCAACGCAGCAACATTCACCTTGTGGGTGCAGTTGCGTGGACGCGCATGGGTGGAATCCAAGGAGGGACGGTTCCGTCTGCGTGCTGGCGACTGGATCGCCTTCGATAAAGACTCCCATCCCAACGTGCAGGCAGACCGCAGCGCGCTGTGTGTGGGCGTCAGCCTGGATAGCGATAGCCTGCAATCACTCACCGAGCTGACCGATGCCACCCTGTATCCGGGCCGCGCCCAGTTGTCGCACAGCGATCTGTGCATTGCACTGCGGTTGTGGCGTAACGCTGCAGCACAGAGCGTCAGTGCATCCGCCCGTCCGCTGCTGCTGCATCTGGCGGCGATGCAGCGCGACTTCACCGAACAAGAGCAGCGTTGCCCGGGCCGCTCGCGCAGCCGTCGGCGTCAGGTGTTCGGCCGCATGCAGCGTGCGCGGCTGTACCTGGAAGGCAACAGCGACCGCGTGGTACGCATCAGCGAACTCGCCCAGCTAACCAACTTTTCCAGTTGGTACGTCTCCAAGACGTTCCAGAGCTTGTACGAAGAAAGTCCGCAGGCGCTATCGGCACGCTTGCGTCTGGAGCGTGCCTCCGATTTGTTGCGCGATACCTCGATGATGATCGGCGAGGTGGCAGCCGCAAGCGGCTTCGACAATTGCTGCAGCTTCGCGCGTGCGTTTCGTGCACGCTTCGGTGTGTCCGCGTCGCACTACCGCGACCAAACGGTAAATCCGCCAGATTCGGCAAATCCACGTAACGTGACGCGCAAAGCGACGGTTTTCACGCAATCGTAA
- a CDS encoding IS1595-like element ISXo5 family transposase produces MAMNRVQFQAGLSLPAFLKRYGNAQQCEQALEISRWPQGFVCPRCAATAHSRFQRHGTTYWQCTACYRQTSLRSGTVMDNSKLPLRTWLLGMYLLGQSKTNLSALELMRHLGVSYPTAWPMKHKLMQAMTQREANRKLGGIVQLDDAYLGGERNGGKAGRGSENKRPFVIAVETTEDGRPLRAVMDPVPGFTKAALSEWIGQRLHPGADVYSDGLGAFRALEAEHAHTVIEGSGRSRCEAENARWVNVVLSNLKCSLDGAYHAFKFAKYAQRYLAETMWRFNRRFDLTRLVPSLLAAAAASKPWSERALRDVTLFTAESAC; encoded by the coding sequence ATGGCCATGAATCGTGTGCAGTTCCAAGCCGGGCTGTCGTTGCCGGCGTTCCTCAAGCGCTATGGCAACGCGCAGCAGTGCGAGCAGGCGTTGGAGATCTCGCGCTGGCCACAGGGCTTTGTTTGTCCGCGTTGCGCCGCTACCGCGCACAGTCGATTCCAGCGTCACGGCACCACGTACTGGCAGTGCACGGCCTGCTATCGCCAGACCAGCCTGCGCTCGGGCACGGTGATGGACAACAGCAAGCTGCCGCTACGCACCTGGCTGCTTGGCATGTATCTGCTGGGCCAGAGCAAGACGAACCTGTCGGCGCTGGAGTTGATGCGACACCTGGGAGTGAGCTACCCGACAGCGTGGCCAATGAAGCACAAGCTGATGCAGGCCATGACCCAACGCGAGGCGAACCGCAAGTTGGGCGGGATCGTGCAACTGGACGATGCCTACCTGGGCGGAGAACGCAACGGTGGCAAGGCCGGGCGCGGCTCGGAGAACAAGCGCCCTTTCGTGATCGCCGTGGAGACCACTGAAGACGGTCGTCCATTGCGCGCGGTGATGGATCCGGTCCCAGGCTTCACCAAGGCGGCGCTGTCGGAATGGATCGGGCAACGCCTGCATCCTGGAGCAGATGTCTACAGTGATGGACTCGGTGCGTTTCGAGCACTGGAAGCCGAGCACGCGCACACCGTGATCGAAGGCAGCGGTCGAAGTCGCTGCGAGGCAGAGAACGCACGCTGGGTGAACGTGGTGTTGTCCAACCTAAAGTGTTCGCTGGACGGTGCCTATCACGCCTTCAAATTCGCCAAATACGCCCAGCGCTACCTGGCAGAGACGATGTGGCGGTTCAACCGCCGTTTCGATCTGACCCGGCTGGTGCCCAGCTTGCTGGCCGCCGCAGCCGCCAGCAAGCCGTGGTCCGAGCGGGCCCTGCGTGATGTCACCCTGTTCACCGCTGAAAGTGCGTGCTAA
- the ppa gene encoding inorganic diphosphatase yields the protein MGLELVTSGKNLPEEINVVIEIPKDSEPVKYEVDKASGAIFVDRILSTPMRYPCNYGYVPNTLCGDGDPADVLVVLPLPLVPGSVVRCRPVGVLRMSDEAGSDEKILAVPIEKIFSGYAHIEDINQVSSHWMERIGHFFEHYKDLEKGKWVKLNGWGGAAEAKRILVESVERYNSDAP from the coding sequence ATGGGCCTTGAACTGGTCACCTCTGGCAAGAATCTGCCGGAAGAAATCAACGTCGTCATCGAGATCCCCAAGGATTCCGAACCGGTCAAGTACGAAGTGGACAAGGCCAGCGGGGCGATTTTCGTCGACCGCATCCTGTCGACCCCGATGCGTTACCCCTGCAACTATGGCTACGTGCCCAACACCCTGTGCGGCGATGGCGACCCGGCCGACGTGCTGGTGGTGCTGCCGTTGCCGCTGGTGCCGGGCTCGGTGGTGCGTTGCCGCCCGGTCGGCGTGCTACGCATGAGCGACGAGGCCGGTAGCGACGAAAAGATCCTGGCCGTGCCGATCGAGAAGATCTTCTCCGGCTACGCGCACATCGAAGACATCAACCAGGTGTCCAGCCACTGGATGGAGCGCATCGGCCACTTCTTTGAGCATTACAAGGATTTGGAGAAGGGTAAGTGGGTCAAGCTGAACGGTTGGGGCGGCGCGGCTGAGGCCAAGCGCATCCTGGTGGAGTCGGTTGAACGCTATAACTCCGACGCGCCGTGA